In Fervidobacterium nodosum Rt17-B1, one genomic interval encodes:
- a CDS encoding glycoside hydrolase family 16 protein has product MKVKYFSNILKIASIIVLYLFSSCNISEALGVNVMNISDPKWKLVWSDEFDGKELDKNKWRFDIGNNNGWGNNELQYYTEGKNVKIENGMLIIEARREDVKDGNRTYNYTSSRIKTEGLFSVQYGKVEARIKFPYGKGLWPAFWMLGTNIRYVGWPMCGEIDIVEFLGHDKWTVYGTIHGPGYNGGKAISKSFKADATKDKSFVDEFYVYGIMWNEDEVVWYVNDKIYHRVSRESLEKQEKLWVFDQPFFIILNLAVGGNWPGYPTFETPFPARMYVDYVRVYKLENE; this is encoded by the coding sequence ATGAAAGTTAAATATTTCTCAAATATTTTGAAAATTGCTTCGATTATCGTTTTGTATCTTTTTTCATCATGCAATATATCGGAGGCGCTCGGCGTGAATGTGATGAATATAAGTGATCCAAAATGGAAATTGGTCTGGTCGGATGAGTTTGATGGTAAGGAGCTTGATAAAAACAAATGGAGATTTGATATAGGAAATAACAACGGATGGGGAAACAACGAACTTCAGTATTACACAGAAGGAAAAAACGTTAAGATAGAAAACGGGATGTTGATAATCGAAGCACGAAGGGAAGATGTCAAAGATGGTAATCGTACTTACAATTACACATCTTCGAGAATAAAAACTGAAGGGTTATTTTCAGTCCAGTATGGTAAAGTGGAAGCGAGGATAAAATTCCCGTATGGAAAAGGACTGTGGCCCGCATTTTGGATGCTTGGTACAAACATCAGATACGTCGGTTGGCCTATGTGCGGTGAGATAGATATCGTTGAATTCTTGGGTCATGATAAATGGACGGTGTACGGTACAATCCACGGACCTGGTTACAACGGTGGTAAAGCCATATCGAAAAGTTTTAAAGCTGATGCCACGAAAGACAAATCCTTCGTTGATGAATTCTATGTTTATGGTATCATGTGGAATGAAGACGAGGTTGTGTGGTACGTTAACGATAAAATCTATCACCGTGTTTCGAGAGAATCTTTAGAGAAACAAGAGAAACTCTGGGTCTTTGATCAACCGTTTTTCATCATACTCAACCTTGCAGTTGGTGGTAACTGGCCCGGATATCCAACGTTCGAAACACCATTCCCAGCAAGGATGTACGTAGATTATGTCCGTGTATACAAGCTTGAAAATGAGTGA
- a CDS encoding LacI family DNA-binding transcriptional regulator yields the protein MANIREVAKLANVSIATVSRVLNGSDKVSPETRKKVLSAMKKLDYKPSFSFKDSTTKLMHTIGVLMPDIRGYHYSDIVMAIEEYAYSKNFDIMLALPKWEIDIEKHVLDQYFRRKVDGIILGELFAGQKMRERFKKSGVPIVVIDFRVDEIDFDVVNVDNVTGGYLAMKYLYDHGHRDILFIPGPELSPAAQDREKGIRKFLDKISKKDEVKVYLGEHRGYNSEHGWVSVTQHLNKYGLNFTAIFAVNDWAALGAIDALKDYGIKVPDEVSIIGFDDAPFAQYTNPRLTTVMQPRWEMGTTAAQLLIERILDKHLRLPRNVILPTKIIERESVKKIM from the coding sequence GTGGCAAATATCCGTGAAGTGGCTAAACTTGCCAACGTTTCGATAGCCACCGTCTCACGAGTACTCAACGGAAGTGATAAGGTATCTCCTGAAACAAGAAAAAAGGTACTCAGTGCTATGAAAAAGTTAGATTACAAACCTTCGTTCTCTTTTAAAGATAGTACAACTAAATTGATGCATACAATTGGTGTGCTCATGCCTGATATCCGTGGTTACCATTACAGCGATATAGTTATGGCTATAGAAGAGTACGCTTATTCTAAGAATTTCGACATCATGCTTGCTCTTCCAAAATGGGAAATCGATATAGAAAAGCATGTACTTGACCAATATTTCCGCAGGAAAGTCGACGGTATTATACTGGGTGAATTATTCGCAGGTCAAAAGATGAGAGAAAGATTCAAAAAAAGTGGTGTACCTATCGTCGTTATAGACTTTCGAGTTGATGAGATCGATTTCGATGTGGTCAACGTGGATAACGTAACCGGTGGTTATCTGGCTATGAAATATCTTTACGACCACGGACACAGAGATATATTGTTTATCCCTGGTCCTGAGTTATCTCCAGCAGCGCAAGACAGGGAAAAAGGTATTCGCAAGTTCCTCGATAAAATATCAAAGAAAGATGAAGTAAAGGTGTACCTTGGTGAACACCGTGGGTACAACTCCGAGCATGGATGGGTTAGTGTAACACAACATCTAAACAAATACGGATTGAACTTCACCGCAATATTTGCCGTAAACGATTGGGCGGCTCTTGGCGCAATAGATGCACTGAAAGATTACGGTATAAAGGTACCTGACGAAGTATCGATAATAGGTTTCGACGATGCACCGTTTGCACAATACACAAACCCGAGATTAACAACTGTGATGCAACCACGCTGGGAGATGGGCACAACCGCAGCACAACTTTTGATAGAACGTATCCTTGACAAACATCTCAGATTACCAAGAAACGTTATATTACCCACAAAAATAATCGAACGAGAATCTGTGAAAAAGATAATGTGA
- a CDS encoding ABC transporter permease, producing the protein MVRGLYLIKAQFLSAKRYKIDFYGSFFVPLLTIIPLLFLYYLGSKSNIVKFFYGTSNTTNIFGYLALGAAYWNYVEILWGVIFTLRRYMRIGQFEEIFLTPVSGLEYILSWSVFGISRVTIESVPILILALLSNLLTIKPLNLLLFICSFVISIIASFGFVFLFFGLTLLLKDADELVSLVGNAAPLIGGMFFPVTVLPKFLRYVSYVFPFTWGLDLSRHFLMGTKTIFDLKSEFMIFTVISFLYIIAGYLSYVILQHKARQKGVHGF; encoded by the coding sequence ATGGTAAGAGGTTTGTACTTGATTAAAGCACAATTTCTTTCGGCTAAAAGGTACAAGATAGATTTTTACGGTTCGTTCTTCGTGCCATTGCTCACAATAATTCCGTTATTATTCTTGTACTATCTTGGTAGTAAATCGAATATCGTAAAGTTTTTCTATGGGACATCGAATACAACGAATATCTTCGGTTACCTTGCGCTTGGTGCTGCCTACTGGAATTACGTTGAAATTCTGTGGGGAGTAATCTTCACATTGAGACGTTACATGAGAATAGGACAATTTGAAGAAATTTTCTTAACACCAGTGAGCGGACTTGAGTACATTCTATCTTGGAGTGTGTTCGGCATTTCAAGAGTAACCATAGAATCTGTACCTATATTAATACTTGCACTTTTGAGCAATTTATTGACAATAAAACCACTAAACTTGTTACTTTTTATATGTTCATTTGTTATTTCCATTATTGCATCGTTCGGATTTGTCTTCCTTTTCTTTGGGTTAACGTTACTTTTAAAGGACGCCGATGAACTGGTAAGCTTGGTAGGAAACGCTGCACCTTTGATAGGTGGGATGTTCTTTCCAGTGACCGTATTACCGAAGTTCTTACGTTACGTTTCGTACGTCTTTCCTTTTACGTGGGGCTTAGATTTATCAAGACATTTTCTGATGGGTACAAAAACGATTTTTGATTTGAAAAGTGAGTTTATGATTTTCACAGTGATATCTTTTCTCTATATTATCGCTGGTTACTTGAGTTACGTTATACTCCAACACAAAGCACGCCAAAAAGGAGTACATGGGTTTTAA
- a CDS encoding ABC transporter permease — MLDTLKSVFILAMKDLKVRRKYKFVWINMALTPFFMIAPYVFSAKITTQQDIVNNILIGTLLWYWLNQYFFGVGDGFSEERMEGTLVTIVLSPISTVAFLFSKAIDTFIMNLYITLFTLLFFWLLGIDIYLSFYFFLLLLVSGLYITFFSIFFAGLNLLYKRIGTLNYSIQYGIGLLSGMVNPVSNFPFYIRIASYLLPLTYLIEAGRVILNSNDVTKFFFNLLTVSIISVVYLVVGVAMLKKAEHLIRQKGEWEEW; from the coding sequence GTGCTGGATACTTTAAAAAGTGTGTTTATCTTAGCGATGAAAGACTTGAAAGTGCGTAGGAAGTACAAATTTGTCTGGATAAATATGGCGCTCACTCCATTTTTTATGATTGCACCGTACGTTTTCAGTGCAAAGATAACAACTCAGCAAGATATAGTAAACAACATACTTATTGGTACACTCCTTTGGTATTGGTTGAATCAATACTTTTTCGGTGTTGGTGATGGCTTTTCGGAAGAACGTATGGAAGGAACACTTGTAACAATTGTTTTATCACCGATTTCCACAGTTGCATTTTTATTTTCAAAAGCAATTGATACATTCATTATGAATTTGTACATAACACTTTTCACACTCTTGTTTTTTTGGTTGCTTGGCATAGATATTTATTTATCGTTCTATTTCTTTTTATTGTTACTTGTGAGTGGGCTTTATATTACTTTCTTTTCGATATTTTTTGCTGGTTTGAATCTTCTGTACAAACGCATCGGAACTTTAAATTATTCGATTCAGTACGGAATAGGTCTTCTATCTGGTATGGTAAATCCTGTTAGCAATTTCCCGTTCTATATTCGTATAGCAAGTTACTTACTGCCATTAACGTATTTAATCGAAGCTGGAAGGGTAATCTTAAACTCCAACGATGTTACGAAGTTTTTCTTTAATTTACTTACAGTGAGTATCATTAGTGTAGTGTATCTTGTTGTCGGTGTTGCGATGTTGAAAAAAGCAGAACACTTGATAAGGCAAAAAGGAGAATGGGAAGAATGGTAA
- a CDS encoding ABC transporter ATP-binding protein encodes MSLVLLKGVSKSFGDQRVLENVSLNISEGEFTVLVGPNGAGKSTLLRIMVGLLLPDEGEVNILGFDVKKHWKKLARYIGVVLANERSLYWKLTAWENLDIFGGIYNVPKKKRIERAEELLNFFGLYDDKDKLVEDYSTGMRKKLLLCKALIHQPKILFIDEILNGLDVNAVIQVNSFLEKSSKDGVTVVMVSHILHNLSEDAKIVLLKNGKIELISRYGDIFASKDVYNQLSELFLQSSEYAENE; translated from the coding sequence TTGAGTCTTGTTTTATTGAAAGGTGTTAGTAAATCCTTTGGAGACCAAAGAGTGCTTGAAAATGTAAGTTTGAACATTTCAGAAGGTGAATTCACCGTATTGGTAGGTCCAAACGGCGCTGGTAAGAGTACGCTTTTGCGAATCATGGTAGGTTTACTTTTACCAGATGAAGGTGAAGTGAACATCTTAGGTTTTGACGTAAAAAAGCACTGGAAAAAACTCGCAAGGTATATCGGTGTTGTGCTTGCTAACGAAAGAAGTTTATATTGGAAGCTAACGGCTTGGGAAAACCTTGACATATTCGGTGGAATTTACAATGTTCCAAAAAAGAAGCGAATAGAACGTGCCGAAGAGTTACTTAACTTTTTTGGTTTATACGATGACAAAGATAAGCTCGTTGAAGATTATTCAACTGGAATGCGTAAGAAATTGTTACTTTGTAAAGCTTTAATTCATCAACCAAAGATTCTCTTCATAGATGAGATTTTGAATGGTCTCGATGTTAACGCCGTCATTCAGGTTAATTCTTTTTTAGAAAAGTCGAGCAAAGATGGTGTGACTGTCGTTATGGTAAGTCACATACTGCACAATTTGAGTGAGGATGCAAAGATAGTACTTCTGAAAAATGGAAAAATTGAGCTTATTTCAAGGTACGGTGATATTTTCGCAAGTAAAGATGTTTACAACCAGCTTTCTGAACTCTTTTTGCAATCTTCCGAATATGCTGAAAACGAATGA
- a CDS encoding radical SAM/SPASM domain-containing protein, protein MSRFVVKIDKYDKIIYYDLLMREIKIVNKNSLNTKFESYDSDERIALMNYINNKIKYSNDTLSITDAITYDCNLSCVYCMQNGPKIDKTQLEIETVKKVELYRKLLSIFNPKSFIITFFGGEPSLKIDYLQQVLEQIESEEKFKQFNIISNGNFVFDDLFSILNHRKFGVIQLTLDGPRELHNARRPRKDGASSWDRIMDNMSKIFCYSNSTVVIHTVLDETNSNFYYKKMLDELVEIFGVKVLSERVIFNIGLLTNPENGGLSLKGINICQKEYAEKYVEAVKSVINFGFRIIDFLNVWPCTYKKESDLVLAPNGDVYNCISGIGVSNFKIANYEEIMSNEEIFIKKYANFLESISHDKTCMSCTFLPICDGGCKYNSFLKQTPKDCWKEFLETLYSSDLIELYVLNQERVIVP, encoded by the coding sequence ATGAGTAGATTTGTTGTAAAAATTGATAAATATGATAAGATAATATATTATGATCTTTTAATGCGTGAAATTAAGATAGTAAATAAGAACTCATTGAACACAAAATTCGAAAGTTATGATTCAGATGAAAGAATTGCATTAATGAATTATATTAATAATAAGATAAAATATTCAAACGATACTTTGTCAATAACAGATGCAATTACCTATGATTGTAATTTAAGTTGTGTATATTGCATGCAAAATGGACCAAAAATAGACAAAACCCAACTGGAAATTGAAACTGTGAAGAAAGTGGAACTTTACAGAAAACTTCTCAGTATCTTCAATCCAAAATCATTTATTATTACATTTTTTGGCGGGGAACCTTCGCTAAAAATTGATTATTTGCAGCAGGTTCTTGAACAAATTGAATCTGAAGAAAAGTTTAAACAGTTTAATATAATATCAAATGGAAATTTTGTTTTTGATGATTTGTTTTCAATATTAAACCACAGAAAATTTGGAGTTATTCAGTTGACATTAGATGGTCCAAGAGAGCTCCATAATGCAAGACGTCCACGAAAAGATGGGGCAAGTAGTTGGGACAGAATAATGGATAACATGAGTAAAATATTTTGTTATTCAAATTCAACTGTGGTGATTCATACCGTTTTAGATGAGACAAACTCTAATTTTTATTACAAGAAGATGCTAGACGAGCTCGTTGAGATATTCGGAGTGAAAGTATTATCAGAAAGGGTTATTTTTAATATTGGTTTATTAACGAATCCAGAAAATGGTGGATTATCATTAAAAGGAATCAATATTTGTCAAAAAGAGTACGCCGAAAAATACGTTGAAGCAGTCAAATCTGTGATTAATTTTGGCTTTAGGATCATCGATTTTCTAAATGTTTGGCCTTGCACATACAAAAAAGAATCCGACCTTGTCTTAGCTCCGAATGGTGATGTATACAATTGTATTTCTGGAATTGGAGTAAGTAATTTCAAAATCGCAAATTACGAAGAGATAATGTCTAACGAAGAGATATTCATTAAAAAATATGCTAATTTCTTAGAATCCATTTCTCATGATAAAACTTGTATGAGTTGTACTTTTCTTCCAATTTGTGATGGTGGCTGTAAATACAACTCATTTTTAAAGCAAACTCCGAAAGATTGTTGGAAAGAATTTTTAGAAACATTGTATAGTTCAGATTTAATTGAATTATATGTATTAAATCAAGAAAGGGTGATCGTTCCTTGA
- the gltA gene encoding NADPH-dependent glutamate synthase codes for MAVKDRVHVPEQPAEIRKTNFLEVSLGYTPELAQQEASRCLQCKIPTCISGCPVGIDIPGFIKEIAKGNFEGSYKILKSYNYLPAICGRVCPQEVQCEGLCILNKIGRSINIGALERFVADWADENNIEYENENTKFQFNISKAKDKKVAIIGSGPAGLTVASELGRYGFTVDIYEALHEFGGVLTYGIPEFRLPKSIVKKEIAALEKLDVRFFKNIPVGYAISVKEILESYDAVFIGVGAGTPKFMGIPGSELNGVYSANEFLTRINLMRAYKFPEYDTPIRIGKKVAVIGGGNTAMDAARSALRLGADVTIIYRRTEAEMPARKAEIEHAKEEGVKFYTLATPVKYIGDENGNLVAIECIRMELGAPDESGRRRPVEIPNSNFILEMDTVIEAIGTEANKFLLSQFPDLKTNKYGYIITDEYGQTSNPKVFAGGDIVTGSATVILAMGAGKKAAQGIMKFLSENR; via the coding sequence ATGGCTGTGAAAGACAGAGTCCACGTGCCAGAACAACCTGCTGAAATAAGAAAAACTAACTTTTTGGAAGTATCGCTCGGTTACACACCAGAATTGGCGCAACAGGAAGCCTCACGATGCTTACAATGTAAAATACCAACGTGTATATCCGGTTGTCCGGTCGGTATCGATATACCGGGCTTTATTAAAGAGATAGCTAAGGGTAATTTCGAAGGTTCGTATAAGATTTTAAAATCTTACAATTATCTGCCAGCAATATGTGGACGTGTATGTCCACAAGAGGTACAATGCGAGGGGTTATGCATTTTAAATAAAATTGGAAGATCAATCAACATAGGTGCACTTGAACGATTCGTCGCAGATTGGGCGGATGAAAACAACATCGAATACGAAAATGAAAATACTAAATTTCAATTCAACATAAGCAAAGCAAAAGATAAGAAAGTGGCTATAATCGGCTCTGGACCAGCCGGATTGACGGTTGCATCTGAACTTGGTAGATATGGTTTCACCGTGGATATATACGAAGCCCTGCACGAATTCGGCGGTGTATTGACGTACGGTATACCAGAATTCAGATTACCAAAATCGATAGTCAAAAAAGAAATTGCCGCACTTGAAAAACTCGATGTGCGATTTTTCAAGAATATACCAGTTGGATACGCTATATCCGTTAAGGAAATCCTCGAATCTTACGATGCCGTTTTCATCGGTGTCGGTGCTGGCACACCTAAATTTATGGGCATACCCGGAAGTGAGTTGAACGGTGTGTATTCTGCCAACGAATTTTTAACAAGGATAAACCTTATGAGAGCGTACAAATTCCCGGAGTACGATACACCTATACGAATCGGCAAAAAAGTGGCTGTAATCGGTGGTGGAAACACCGCAATGGATGCAGCAAGAAGTGCTCTAAGACTTGGTGCAGACGTCACTATAATATACCGTCGAACAGAAGCAGAAATGCCAGCGAGAAAAGCGGAAATCGAACATGCGAAAGAAGAGGGTGTTAAATTTTACACACTCGCAACACCTGTCAAGTACATCGGTGATGAAAATGGTAATTTGGTAGCTATCGAATGTATCAGGATGGAACTTGGCGCGCCTGATGAAAGTGGTAGAAGACGACCTGTTGAGATTCCAAACAGTAACTTTATCTTGGAAATGGATACAGTTATCGAAGCGATAGGTACTGAAGCGAATAAATTTCTGCTCAGTCAATTTCCAGATTTAAAGACAAACAAATACGGTTACATAATAACAGACGAATACGGTCAGACAAGTAATCCGAAAGTCTTCGCTGGAGGAGATATTGTAACAGGTTCAGCAACAGTTATCTTAGCCATGGGAGCTGGTAAAAAAGCTGCGCAAGGTATAATGAAATTCCTATCAGAAAACAGATGA
- a CDS encoding sulfide/dihydroorotate dehydrogenase-like FAD/NAD-binding protein produces MNQEELNNVILRKRKLAYGVHDVWIKNDLIGRQAKPGQFVIVRISEKGERIPLTIAESNGEAFRIVVKAVGKSTYELCSLNEGDILYDVVGPLGKPSEIKYHGNVLIIGGGVGIAAILPIAKALKSAGNNITVIIGARTIQDLILRDEFTFADKLLPTTDDGSFGYKGNVIDAMKIELEKENYNVIWSIGPAIMMKLSSEIATKYNIPIWVSLNSIMIDGTGMCGGCRTVIKTDNSEKIQYVCVDGPEFDGRYVDWDSFIKRLNQYKEQEKLALERYLKEVGEPTWL; encoded by the coding sequence ATGAACCAAGAAGAGCTTAACAACGTGATATTGCGTAAGCGTAAATTAGCCTACGGAGTTCATGATGTCTGGATTAAAAATGATCTCATTGGTAGACAAGCTAAACCTGGTCAGTTTGTTATAGTGAGGATAAGTGAAAAAGGCGAACGCATACCTCTAACGATAGCCGAGTCCAATGGTGAAGCGTTCAGAATCGTTGTCAAAGCGGTTGGGAAATCCACATACGAACTGTGCTCGCTCAACGAAGGCGATATACTTTACGATGTAGTTGGACCACTCGGTAAGCCAAGTGAAATTAAGTATCATGGAAACGTACTAATAATCGGTGGTGGAGTTGGAATAGCCGCTATATTACCAATTGCAAAAGCGCTAAAAAGTGCAGGCAACAACATAACAGTTATAATTGGAGCAAGAACAATCCAAGATTTGATATTAAGAGATGAATTCACATTTGCCGATAAACTTTTACCAACAACAGACGATGGAAGTTTCGGATACAAAGGTAACGTGATAGATGCCATGAAAATCGAGCTTGAAAAAGAAAATTACAACGTAATTTGGTCGATAGGACCAGCTATCATGATGAAACTTTCAAGTGAAATTGCCACAAAATACAACATTCCCATTTGGGTTTCGTTGAATTCTATCATGATAGATGGTACTGGTATGTGTGGTGGTTGCCGAACGGTGATAAAAACTGATAATTCCGAAAAGATACAGTACGTATGCGTTGATGGACCAGAATTCGATGGTAGATACGTTGATTGGGATAGCTTCATCAAAAGGCTAAACCAATACAAAGAACAAGAAAAATTGGCTCTTGAAAGATATCTGAAAGAAGTTGGTGAACCTACATGGCTGTGA
- a CDS encoding recombinase family protein, with translation MKYIFAEVLSGKGTQKVADDLNQMGIPTKRGARWTATTIRGILKNEKYTGDAILQKTYTDSRFNKRTNYGEKNKYLIENHHEAIISHEVFEAVEAALNQRAKEKGIEKRNNKYQNRYSFSGKIICSECGSTFKRRIHSSGARKYVAWCCSKHLKQITECSMQFIRDEDIKKAFVTMMNKLIFGRKLILQPLLEALRGMNKSDNLSRIQELEKQIEKNAEQRELLVKLMAKGYLEPALFNRENNELQMEANNYMEQKEALIHALNGELSKVQEVSNLIKFTNKAEMLSDFNDQLFNDYVEKIIVFSRVEIGFILKCGITLRERM, from the coding sequence GTGAAGTATATTTTCGCAGAAGTATTATCGGGCAAAGGTACACAGAAAGTTGCAGATGATCTTAATCAAATGGGTATACCTACTAAAAGAGGTGCTCGTTGGACTGCTACTACAATTCGAGGGATATTAAAAAATGAGAAATATACTGGGGATGCTATACTGCAAAAAACTTATACAGATTCCCGATTTAATAAGCGCACCAATTATGGTGAGAAAAATAAATATTTAATAGAAAATCACCATGAGGCAATTATCAGCCATGAAGTATTTGAAGCAGTAGAAGCTGCCTTAAATCAAAGGGCAAAAGAAAAGGGCATAGAAAAGCGTAACAATAAATACCAAAACCGGTATTCTTTCTCTGGAAAAATTATTTGCTCGGAATGTGGTAGTACCTTTAAAAGGCGAATTCATTCATCTGGTGCAAGAAAATACGTAGCCTGGTGTTGTAGCAAACACTTAAAGCAGATAACAGAATGTTCCATGCAGTTTATTCGAGATGAGGATATAAAGAAGGCATTTGTTACGATGATGAATAAGCTGATTTTCGGCAGAAAACTTATTCTACAACCACTATTAGAGGCTTTACGTGGAATGAACAAGTCTGATAACCTTTCAAGAATTCAGGAATTAGAGAAGCAAATTGAAAAAAACGCGGAACAGAGAGAACTGCTTGTAAAGCTTATGGCGAAGGGATATCTAGAACCTGCCCTTTTTAATCGAGAAAACAATGAACTGCAAATGGAAGCAAACAACTATATGGAGCAAAAAGAAGCATTAATTCATGCCTTAAATGGAGAATTATCAAAGGTGCAGGAAGTCAGTAACTTAATAAAATTTACAAATAAGGCTGAAATGTTAAGTGACTTTAACGACCAACTTTTTAATGATTATGTTGAAAAAATAATTGTCTTCTCAAGAGTAGAGATAGGTTTCATTTTAAAATGCGGAATCACACTAAGGGAAAGGATGTGA
- a CDS encoding recombinase family protein: protein MRNHTKGKDVRKVAHTPYGYRIENGRAVIDEEKAEKVRSLYRGYLSGLSLSVAAKTAGIDAYHGTAGRMLRNERYLGDDYYPAIIDKETYEKAEAERVKRAKKLGRIFEPKKEDKPTISKKFTIGQVIQKYTNPFTQAEYVYSLIESEGQ, encoded by the coding sequence ATGCGGAATCACACTAAGGGAAAGGATGTGAGAAAAGTGGCACATACGCCTTACGGCTATAGGATAGAGAATGGTAGAGCAGTTATCGATGAAGAAAAAGCTGAAAAGGTTAGGAGTTTGTATAGGGGATACTTATCAGGCCTTTCTTTATCGGTCGCAGCAAAGACTGCTGGAATAGATGCTTATCATGGAACTGCTGGAAGGATGCTAAGAAACGAACGTTATCTTGGTGATGATTATTACCCTGCCATCATTGATAAAGAGACCTACGAAAAAGCAGAAGCAGAGAGGGTAAAGAGAGCGAAAAAGCTAGGTAGAATCTTTGAACCCAAGAAAGAAGACAAACCTACTATTTCTAAGAAGTTTACCATAGGACAAGTAATTCAGAAGTATACAAATCCTTTTACACAAGCGGAGTATGTTTATAGCTTAATAGAAAGTGAGGGACAGTAA